From Streptomyces sp. 6-11-2, one genomic window encodes:
- a CDS encoding M20 family metallopeptidase, which translates to MSATAVAPAASTAGRAHLEELARKAARAAEQAKAWESPYTGAGQELHARIDAAVAEDREALLALSHALHQDPEPGFEEHRAVARVAGLLRSHGIEAETGVYGLSTALRATAGTGQGPTVAVLAEYDALPGIGHACGHNVICASGVGAFLALARVMPALGGTAVLLGTPAEENGTGKETMARAGAFDGVDAAVMIHPFAGGDLTDAPYLGLREVVVEYRGLAAHASATPFMGVNALDAVVAAYQGIAALRQHILPTDRIHGVITDGGTRPNVVPDRAAAHFYLRAGTVAALAELSERAQRVFEGAATTTGTELTVRWDDCPPCMPVRSNEALAAHFALHLTGRGRTVLPGSAAPDAGSGSTDLGNVSVRIPAIHPMLSVAPAGTALHTADFAACTAGAEADRTVLDGAAALARTAADFLADPELRAEVAREFTAAGGALDVERLLGTPGTTR; encoded by the coding sequence ATGTCAGCGACAGCCGTCGCCCCCGCGGCGAGCACCGCGGGCCGCGCGCACCTGGAGGAACTGGCCCGCAAGGCCGCCCGCGCGGCCGAGCAGGCCAAAGCGTGGGAGTCCCCGTACACCGGGGCCGGCCAGGAGCTGCACGCCCGGATCGACGCCGCCGTCGCCGAGGACCGGGAGGCTCTGCTCGCCCTGAGCCACGCCCTGCACCAGGACCCGGAGCCCGGCTTCGAGGAGCACCGCGCGGTGGCGCGCGTCGCCGGACTGCTGCGGTCGCACGGCATCGAGGCCGAGACCGGGGTGTACGGCCTGTCCACCGCGCTGCGCGCCACCGCGGGCACCGGGCAGGGCCCCACCGTGGCGGTGCTGGCGGAGTACGACGCCCTGCCGGGCATCGGGCACGCCTGCGGCCACAACGTCATCTGCGCGTCCGGCGTCGGCGCCTTCCTGGCGCTGGCCCGGGTGATGCCCGCGCTCGGCGGCACGGCGGTGCTGCTGGGCACCCCCGCGGAGGAGAACGGCACCGGCAAGGAGACCATGGCCCGCGCCGGGGCGTTCGACGGCGTGGACGCCGCGGTCATGATCCACCCGTTCGCCGGCGGCGACCTGACGGACGCGCCCTACCTGGGCCTGCGGGAGGTCGTCGTGGAGTACCGGGGGCTCGCCGCGCACGCCTCCGCCACACCGTTCATGGGCGTCAACGCGCTGGACGCGGTGGTCGCCGCGTACCAGGGGATCGCCGCGCTGCGGCAGCACATCCTGCCCACCGACCGGATCCACGGCGTGATCACAGACGGCGGGACCCGCCCCAACGTGGTGCCCGACCGGGCCGCCGCGCACTTCTATCTGCGGGCCGGCACCGTGGCGGCGCTCGCGGAGCTCTCCGAACGGGCCCAGCGGGTCTTCGAGGGCGCCGCCACGACGACCGGGACCGAGCTCACCGTCCGCTGGGACGACTGCCCGCCCTGCATGCCGGTGCGCAGCAACGAGGCCCTGGCCGCCCACTTCGCCCTGCACCTCACCGGGCGGGGCCGCACCGTCCTGCCCGGCAGCGCCGCGCCGGACGCCGGGTCCGGCTCCACCGACCTCGGCAACGTCAGCGTGCGGATCCCGGCCATCCACCCGATGCTGTCGGTGGCACCGGCCGGAACCGCCCTGCACACGGCGGACTTCGCCGCGTGCACGGCGGGTGCCGAGGCCGACCGCACGGTGCTGGACGGCGCCGCCGCCCTCGCCCGCACCGCCGCGGACTTCCTGGCCGACCCCGAACTGCGCGCCGAGGTGGCCCGCGAGTTCACCGCGGCCGGCGGCGCACTCGACGTCGAGCGGCTGCTGGGCACACCGGGGACCACCCGCTGA
- a CDS encoding PH domain-containing protein, whose translation MRTGRAERRRQARKERRDRVEELAGAMTAPEVPLVWGAGWRGKTTAAVICVLFVTLFEHPAGAGLAHPRPGALIQALWTSLVVSFPCCWFALWRVTADRDGVHVRRLWSTRLLPWSTITRVEMRRDGQLEFFGRTPELIAGLFAPPWLSRVVRSDRGSRAADTLSAMVLHGDLRPTARVERGPAGTGFAPWIILLGVVLYLAVEFLPHWRLV comes from the coding sequence ATGAGAACGGGCCGGGCGGAGCGGCGGCGGCAGGCGCGCAAGGAGCGCCGGGACCGGGTCGAGGAGCTCGCCGGGGCGATGACGGCGCCGGAGGTGCCGCTGGTGTGGGGTGCCGGCTGGCGCGGGAAGACGACGGCCGCGGTCATCTGCGTCCTGTTCGTCACACTGTTCGAACATCCGGCCGGAGCGGGCCTGGCGCATCCGCGGCCGGGCGCCCTGATTCAGGCGCTGTGGACCTCGCTGGTCGTCAGCTTTCCGTGCTGCTGGTTCGCGCTGTGGCGTGTCACCGCGGACCGGGACGGCGTGCACGTCCGCCGTCTGTGGTCCACACGGCTCCTGCCGTGGTCGACGATCACCCGTGTGGAGATGCGGCGCGACGGACAGTTGGAGTTCTTCGGCCGGACGCCCGAGCTCATCGCCGGGCTCTTCGCGCCGCCCTGGCTGAGCCGTGTCGTCCGCTCCGACCGGGGCAGCCGGGCCGCGGACACGCTGAGCGCCATGGTCCTCCACGGTGATCTGCGTCCCACGGCCCGGGTCGAGCGAGGGCCGGCCGGCACCGGATTCGCCCCGTGGATCATCCTGCTGGGCGTCGTCCTGTACCTCGCAGTCGAGTTCTTGCCCCACTGGCGCCTGGTGTAG
- the tuf gene encoding elongation factor Tu: MAKAKFERTKPHVNIGTIGHIDHGKTTLTAAITKVLHDAYPELNEATPFDNIDKAPEERQRGITISISHVEYQTEARHYAHVDCPGHADYIKNMITGAAQMDGAILVVAATDGPMPQTKEHVLLARQVGVPYIVVALNKSDMVDDEEIMELVELEVRELLSEYEFPGDDLPVVRVSALKALEGDEKWVQSVLDLMNAVDTAIPEPERDVDKPFLMPIEDVFTITGRGTVVTGRIERGVLKVNETVDIIGIKTEKTTTTVTGIEMFRKLLDEGQAGENVGLLLRGIKREDVERGQVIIKPGSVTPHTEFQAQAYILSKDEGGRHTPFFNNYRPQFYFRTTDVTGVVTLPEGTEMVMPGDNTEMKVELIQPVAMEEGLKFAIREGGRTVGAGQVTKIVK, from the coding sequence GTGGCGAAGGCGAAGTTCGAGCGGACTAAGCCGCACGTCAACATCGGCACCATCGGTCACATCGACCACGGTAAGACGACCCTCACGGCCGCCATTACCAAGGTGCTGCACGACGCGTACCCGGAGCTGAACGAGGCCACCCCGTTCGACAACATCGACAAGGCGCCCGAAGAGCGCCAGCGTGGTATCACGATCTCCATCTCGCACGTCGAGTACCAGACCGAGGCGCGTCACTACGCCCACGTCGACTGCCCCGGTCACGCGGACTACATCAAGAACATGATCACCGGTGCCGCCCAGATGGACGGCGCGATCCTGGTGGTCGCCGCGACCGACGGCCCGATGCCGCAGACCAAGGAGCACGTGCTCCTGGCCCGCCAGGTCGGCGTGCCGTACATCGTCGTCGCGCTGAACAAGTCCGACATGGTGGACGACGAGGAGATCATGGAGCTCGTCGAGCTCGAGGTCCGCGAACTCCTCTCCGAGTACGAGTTCCCGGGCGACGACCTCCCGGTCGTCCGTGTCTCCGCTCTGAAGGCGCTCGAGGGCGACGAGAAGTGGGTCCAGTCCGTTCTGGACCTCATGAACGCCGTCGACACCGCCATTCCGGAGCCGGAGCGCGACGTCGACAAGCCGTTCCTGATGCCGATCGAGGACGTCTTCACCATCACCGGTCGCGGTACGGTCGTCACCGGCCGCATCGAGCGTGGTGTCCTCAAGGTCAACGAGACCGTCGACATCATCGGCATCAAGACGGAGAAGACCACCACCACGGTCACCGGCATCGAGATGTTCCGCAAGCTGCTCGACGAGGGCCAGGCCGGTGAGAACGTCGGTCTGCTGCTCCGCGGCATCAAGCGCGAGGACGTCGAGCGCGGCCAGGTCATCATCAAGCCGGGCTCGGTCACCCCGCACACCGAGTTCCAGGCCCAGGCCTACATCCTCTCCAAGGACGAGGGTGGCCGCCACACGCCGTTCTTCAACAACTACCGTCCGCAGTTCTACTTCCGCACGACGGACGTGACCGGCGTGGTGACCCTCCCCGAGGGCACCGAGATGGTCATGCCGGGTGACAACACCGAGATGAAGGTGGAGCTCATCCAGCCCGTCGCCATGGAAGAGGGCCTGAAGTTCGCCATCCGTGAGGGTGGCCGTACCGTGGGCGCCGGCCAGGTCACCAAGATCGTCAAGTAA
- a CDS encoding MFS transporter, producing MSTALRRPPGADGPSKRRSPLRIATATLIGTSVEWYDFGIYSTAAALVFPKLFFPEMNHALAVLSSFATLAVGSLGRPLGAVLFGHIGDRYGRKKALIGSLLLMGVSTFLIGLLPGYASAGALAPALLLVVRILQSLAVGGEWGGAVLYAVESAPPRRRALYGSFPQIGDGVGFFLATGVFALASLPGHDALISWTWRIPFLLSSLLVITGLLIRSQLEESPEFGEAQQRADQEKESARQIPLVGVIRTAWRPWLLASGAFLVTVGGYYVIVTFMSVYALDHLHFSEAQVSTAGIFCSLVVIVFTPVSAMLADRFGVRRVTLIGLLSHLLVAFPMFWLADIGTIPGLWAGMGLAMLASTVAYATIGTMITTWFAPRIRYTGLSLSYQLAGLVGGGTTPALAQWLAGPSGTDWTPVALLFLGMAVVSVVCVLLHRTPEESEGAELTARPTLMEA from the coding sequence CAGCGTGGAGTGGTACGACTTCGGCATCTACAGCACGGCGGCGGCCCTGGTCTTCCCCAAGCTGTTCTTCCCCGAGATGAACCACGCACTGGCCGTGCTCAGCTCGTTCGCCACCCTGGCCGTCGGCTCCCTCGGACGGCCGCTCGGCGCGGTCCTCTTCGGCCACATCGGCGACCGCTACGGGCGCAAGAAGGCACTGATCGGCTCCCTGCTGCTGATGGGCGTCTCCACCTTCCTCATCGGCCTGCTCCCCGGCTACGCCTCCGCCGGCGCCCTCGCCCCCGCGCTGCTGCTGGTCGTCCGCATCCTGCAGTCGCTGGCGGTCGGCGGCGAGTGGGGCGGCGCCGTCCTGTACGCGGTCGAGAGCGCACCGCCCAGGCGCCGGGCCCTGTACGGCTCCTTCCCGCAGATCGGCGACGGTGTCGGCTTCTTCCTCGCCACCGGCGTCTTCGCGCTGGCCTCCCTGCCGGGCCATGACGCGCTCATCAGCTGGACCTGGCGAATCCCGTTCCTCCTCTCCAGCCTGCTGGTGATCACCGGGCTGCTGATCCGCAGCCAGCTGGAGGAGTCCCCGGAGTTCGGCGAGGCGCAGCAGCGCGCCGATCAGGAGAAGGAGTCCGCCCGGCAGATCCCGCTGGTCGGCGTGATCCGCACCGCGTGGCGCCCCTGGCTGCTGGCCTCCGGAGCCTTCCTGGTCACCGTCGGCGGCTACTACGTCATCGTCACCTTCATGTCCGTCTACGCCCTCGACCACCTGCACTTCAGCGAGGCGCAGGTCTCCACCGCCGGGATCTTCTGCTCGCTCGTGGTGATCGTCTTCACGCCGGTCTCGGCGATGCTGGCGGACCGGTTCGGGGTCCGCCGGGTCACCCTGATCGGACTCCTCTCGCACCTGCTGGTGGCGTTCCCGATGTTCTGGCTCGCCGACATCGGCACCATCCCGGGCCTCTGGGCGGGCATGGGTCTGGCCATGCTGGCCAGCACCGTGGCCTACGCCACCATCGGCACCATGATCACCACGTGGTTCGCGCCCCGGATCCGCTACACCGGGCTCTCCCTCAGCTACCAGCTCGCCGGGCTGGTCGGCGGCGGCACCACCCCGGCCCTCGCCCAGTGGCTGGCCGGCCCCTCCGGCACCGACTGGACGCCGGTGGCCCTGCTCTTCCTCGGCATGGCGGTGGTCAGCGTGGTCTGCGTCCTGCTGCACCGGACGCCCGAGGAGTCCGAGGGCGCCGAACTCACCGCCAGACCCACCCTGATGGAGGCCTGA
- a CDS encoding glycosyl hydrolase 115 family protein, translating into MSAHVSRRAVLGASLAAVPVLSSGALGASGSAWAAGGEGGGPRVTDPGAYVSFAPREPRLGSFSLVGAPIVVSAVDHPGVVRAAGDLRDDIQRVTGVRPGHTIARNAVLVGTIGRSPLIDGLVTSGKLDVTGVRGRWETSLQAVVDHPMPGVDRALVIAGSDPRGTIFGAYDVSYGIGVSPWYWWDDVPPVRRNRVWILPGRHTQGTPVVKYRGVFINDENPALGTWAPAYFGPGKAPGQPGGFNADFYAKVFELLLRLKGNYLWPAVWGRAFAEDDPENHKRASEYGIVMGTSHEAPMMRGIEEWNRHAGAGKDPYGGNGEWSYVRNAEAIKAYWRDGIQRMVDEGFEGVVTLGMRGNGDTSLPDGDGIELMQEIIAEQRRIIEETTGRPAAETPQVWTLYKEVQRYWDRGLRAPDDVTVVLTDDNWGNIRKHPDPAAGARAGGYGLYYHFDYVGAGRNYKWVDTANLTNLWDQLHQAHAYGNHGLWVANVGDLKGNELPTEFFLDYAWNPDSWPQERLGEWERRYAAQNFGEADSGPIAEVLAQYGRLQARRKPELLNRRITLRDGEVVYDDQQSPYYFAHRELERVTDEWKALARKADRVARKLPARSRDAWFELVGYEVEATANLYGLRQAEFTNLLYARQGRAATNDLAARAETGLERDVALADRFNHEVAGGKWKGFQTQPHIDYGDVERYGPNAGWQQPEIDNVAIPDVLFPAVRRIEVPRAAGLGVSVDGAEDAGSWWPGGATTAARLPSFSPYQTRPQQYVELFNRGRTPFEYRIQSSAPWLLVDRARGRVEQQVRVEVRVDWRRVPSGRAEAKLTISGAGTTVTVACTAENPSPRLVQGFVEAGGYLAIDAEHHDRVVGEWRRLDGVGRTTSGMTPWPVTAPRRTPGAPNSPRLEYEVTLLSAGEVTVWAEVSPRNPALPTGGLRYGISFDDAVPQTVDINAATGADDGTMNMAWARNTSDNVNRTATRHTITRAGTHRLKFWTIDPTTVLQRLLIDTGGLPETFLGPLESRRV; encoded by the coding sequence ATGTCTGCGCACGTCAGCCGAAGAGCCGTCCTGGGCGCGAGCCTCGCCGCGGTGCCGGTGCTGTCGTCGGGTGCTTTGGGCGCGTCGGGTTCCGCGTGGGCGGCCGGGGGCGAGGGCGGCGGTCCGCGGGTGACGGATCCGGGGGCCTACGTCTCCTTCGCGCCCCGTGAGCCGAGGCTGGGCTCGTTCTCCCTGGTGGGCGCCCCGATCGTGGTCAGCGCCGTCGACCATCCCGGAGTCGTCCGGGCGGCGGGTGACCTGCGCGACGACATCCAGCGGGTCACGGGCGTACGACCCGGCCACACCATCGCCCGCAACGCCGTGCTGGTGGGGACGATCGGCCGCAGCCCGCTGATCGACGGCCTGGTGACGTCGGGGAAGCTGGACGTCACCGGGGTGCGCGGCCGCTGGGAGACCTCGCTCCAGGCGGTCGTCGACCATCCGATGCCCGGCGTCGACCGCGCGCTCGTCATCGCGGGCAGCGACCCGCGCGGCACGATCTTCGGGGCGTACGACGTCTCGTACGGCATCGGGGTCTCGCCCTGGTACTGGTGGGACGACGTGCCCCCGGTGCGCCGCAACCGCGTCTGGATCCTGCCGGGCCGCCACACGCAGGGCACCCCGGTGGTGAAGTACCGCGGCGTCTTCATCAACGACGAGAACCCGGCCCTGGGCACCTGGGCGCCCGCGTACTTCGGTCCGGGCAAGGCCCCGGGGCAGCCCGGCGGCTTCAACGCCGACTTCTACGCCAAGGTCTTCGAGCTGCTGCTCCGTCTGAAGGGCAACTACCTCTGGCCGGCGGTGTGGGGGCGCGCCTTCGCGGAGGACGACCCGGAGAACCACAAGCGGGCGTCGGAGTACGGCATCGTCATGGGCACCTCCCACGAGGCGCCCATGATGCGCGGCATCGAGGAGTGGAACCGCCACGCGGGCGCGGGCAAGGACCCCTACGGCGGCAACGGCGAGTGGTCGTACGTCCGCAACGCCGAGGCGATCAAGGCGTACTGGCGGGACGGCATCCAGCGCATGGTGGACGAGGGCTTCGAGGGCGTCGTCACCCTGGGCATGCGCGGCAACGGCGACACCAGCCTGCCCGACGGCGACGGCATCGAGCTGATGCAGGAGATCATCGCCGAGCAGCGCCGCATCATCGAGGAGACCACCGGCCGGCCGGCCGCCGAGACCCCGCAGGTGTGGACCCTCTACAAGGAGGTGCAGCGCTACTGGGACCGCGGCCTGCGCGCCCCGGACGACGTCACGGTCGTCCTCACCGACGACAACTGGGGCAACATCCGCAAGCACCCCGACCCCGCGGCGGGCGCCCGCGCCGGCGGATACGGCCTCTACTACCACTTCGACTACGTCGGTGCCGGCCGCAACTACAAGTGGGTCGACACGGCGAACCTCACCAACCTCTGGGACCAGCTCCACCAGGCCCACGCCTACGGCAACCACGGCCTGTGGGTCGCCAACGTGGGCGACCTGAAGGGCAACGAACTGCCCACGGAGTTCTTCCTCGACTACGCCTGGAACCCGGACAGTTGGCCGCAGGAGCGGCTGGGGGAGTGGGAACGCCGCTACGCCGCCCAGAACTTCGGCGAGGCGGACTCCGGGCCGATCGCGGAGGTCCTTGCGCAGTACGGCCGGCTCCAGGCCCGCCGCAAGCCAGAGCTGCTCAACCGCCGGATCACCCTCCGGGACGGCGAGGTCGTCTACGACGACCAGCAGAGCCCGTACTACTTCGCCCACCGCGAGCTGGAGCGGGTCACCGACGAGTGGAAGGCCCTGGCCCGCAAGGCCGACCGCGTCGCCCGCAAGCTGCCCGCGCGGAGCCGGGACGCCTGGTTCGAACTGGTCGGCTACGAGGTGGAGGCGACCGCGAACCTCTACGGCCTGCGGCAGGCCGAGTTCACGAACCTCCTCTACGCCAGGCAGGGCCGGGCGGCGACCAACGACCTGGCGGCGCGGGCGGAAACGGGTCTGGAGCGGGACGTCGCCCTCGCCGACCGCTTCAACCACGAGGTGGCCGGCGGCAAGTGGAAGGGCTTCCAGACCCAGCCGCACATCGACTACGGGGACGTGGAACGCTACGGCCCCAACGCGGGCTGGCAGCAGCCCGAGATCGACAACGTGGCGATCCCGGACGTCCTCTTCCCCGCGGTCCGGCGGATCGAGGTGCCGCGCGCCGCGGGACTGGGCGTCTCGGTGGACGGAGCGGAGGACGCGGGGAGCTGGTGGCCGGGAGGGGCGACGACCGCGGCCCGGCTGCCCTCCTTCAGCCCGTACCAGACCCGCCCGCAGCAGTACGTGGAGCTTTTCAACCGTGGCCGCACGCCCTTCGAGTACCGGATCCAGTCCTCGGCCCCGTGGCTGCTGGTGGACCGTGCCCGGGGCCGGGTGGAGCAGCAGGTGCGGGTCGAGGTCCGGGTGGACTGGCGCCGGGTGCCCAGTGGCCGGGCGGAGGCGAAGCTGACGATCTCGGGCGCGGGCACGACGGTGACGGTCGCCTGCACGGCGGAGAACCCGTCGCCCCGTCTGGTGCAGGGCTTCGTGGAGGCGGGCGGCTATTTGGCGATCGACGCGGAGCACCACGACCGCGTGGTGGGGGAGTGGCGTCGCCTGGACGGCGTCGGCCGCACCACCTCGGGCATGACCCCCTGGCCGGTGACGGCACCGCGCCGCACCCCCGGCGCCCCGAACTCCCCGCGCCTGGAGTACGAGGTGACCCTCCTCTCCGCGGGAGAGGTGACGGTGTGGGCGGAGGTGTCCCCGAGGAACCCGGCCCTCCCGACCGGCGGCCTGCGCTACGGCATCTCCTTCGACGACGCCGTGCCGCAGACGGTGGACATCAACGCGGCCACGGGCGCGGACGACGGCACGATGAACATGGCGTGGGCCCGCAACACGTCCGACAACGTCAACCGCACCGCGACCAGGCACACGATCACCCGCGCCGGAACGCATCGCCTGAAGTTCTGGACGATCGACCCGACGACGGTCCTGCAACGCCTGCTGATCGACACGGGCGGCCTGCCGGAGACCTTTCTGGGGCCGCTGGAGAGCCGGCGGGTGTAG
- the gdhA gene encoding NADP-specific glutamate dehydrogenase, producing the protein MTTRPDTKTQLASLLAEIERRNPAQPEFHQAAHEVLETLAPVIAARPEYAEAGLVERLCEPERQIIFRVPWQDDHCRVHVNRGFRVEFNSALGPYKGGLRFHPSVDLGVIKFLGFEQIFKNALTGLGIGGGKGGSDFDPHGRSDAEVMRFCQSFMTELYRHIGEHTDVPAGDIGVGTREIGYLFGQYRRITNRWEAGVLTGKGANWGGSLIRPEATGYGNVLFAEAMLRERGEELEGQTAVVSGSGNVAIYTIEKLTALGANPLTCSDSSGYVVDDKGVDVELLKQIKEVERGRISEYAERRGTSARFVPGGRVWEVPGDVALPSATQNELDEKDAETLIRNGVKAVSEGANMPATPEAVHLFQQAGVAFGPGKAANAGGVAVSALEMAQNHSRTAWTAAQVERELALIMSDIHTTCHETAERYGARGDYVTGANIAGFERVADAMLAQGVI; encoded by the coding sequence GTGACGACCCGACCCGACACCAAGACCCAGCTCGCCTCCCTGCTCGCCGAGATCGAGCGCCGCAATCCGGCCCAGCCCGAGTTCCACCAGGCCGCTCACGAGGTACTGGAGACACTGGCGCCGGTGATCGCGGCTCGGCCGGAGTACGCGGAGGCAGGGCTCGTGGAGCGGTTGTGCGAGCCGGAGCGGCAGATCATCTTCCGGGTGCCGTGGCAGGACGACCACTGCCGGGTGCACGTCAACCGTGGTTTCCGGGTGGAGTTCAACAGCGCGCTGGGCCCGTACAAGGGCGGTCTGCGCTTCCACCCGTCCGTCGATCTGGGCGTCATCAAGTTCCTCGGCTTCGAGCAGATCTTCAAGAACGCGCTGACCGGGCTCGGCATCGGCGGCGGCAAGGGCGGCAGCGACTTCGACCCGCACGGGCGGAGCGACGCGGAGGTCATGCGGTTTTGCCAGTCGTTCATGACGGAGCTGTACCGGCACATCGGCGAGCACACCGACGTGCCGGCCGGTGACATCGGCGTCGGCACCCGTGAGATCGGCTATCTGTTCGGCCAGTACCGGCGGATCACCAACCGCTGGGAGGCCGGTGTGCTCACCGGCAAGGGCGCGAACTGGGGCGGCTCGCTGATCCGCCCGGAGGCCACCGGGTACGGCAACGTGCTCTTCGCGGAGGCGATGCTGCGCGAGCGCGGCGAGGAGCTGGAGGGCCAGACGGCGGTCGTCTCCGGCTCCGGGAACGTCGCGATCTACACCATCGAGAAGCTGACCGCCCTCGGTGCGAACCCGCTGACCTGCTCGGACTCCAGCGGATACGTGGTCGACGACAAGGGCGTCGACGTGGAGCTGCTGAAGCAGATCAAGGAGGTCGAGCGCGGCCGGATCAGCGAGTACGCCGAGCGGCGGGGCACCTCCGCGCGGTTCGTGCCCGGCGGGCGGGTCTGGGAGGTCCCGGGCGACGTCGCGCTGCCCTCGGCGACGCAGAACGAGCTGGACGAGAAGGACGCGGAGACGCTCATCCGCAACGGGGTGAAGGCCGTGTCCGAGGGCGCGAACATGCCGGCGACGCCCGAGGCCGTGCACCTGTTCCAGCAGGCCGGGGTGGCGTTCGGCCCCGGCAAGGCGGCGAACGCGGGCGGGGTCGCGGTCAGCGCCCTGGAGATGGCGCAGAACCACTCCCGTACGGCGTGGACGGCCGCCCAGGTGGAGCGGGAGCTGGCGCTCATCATGAGCGACATCCACACCACCTGTCACGAGACCGCCGAGCGTTACGGCGCCCGCGGCGACTACGTGACCGGCGCGAACATCGCCGGCTTCGAGCGGGTGGCCGACGCGATGCTCGCCCAGGGCGTCATCTGA